The following DNA comes from Rosa rugosa chromosome 5, drRosRugo1.1, whole genome shotgun sequence.
GTGCTTGGGGTTCCCTTAGCAATTTCGCCCTATTGGGCCAGCTGGGCCTGGGGCTGTTTGGAGGGTTTGTGGTATGGCTGGAAGTGGGTGGGCTGGGTCCTACAACTTCTGGCTTGGACTCTGTCTGCTAGGGATTGGGGCTGGATTACCCTCTTGTTAGGGGATTGGATGTTGTGGGTCTCTATGGCCCATAGTAccgtttaatttttgtttgggtcgcaaaaaccagtgccttagttgGAACCATTTTATGTAAgcttcgaggtttctaggtttttgttagaataaaagtgcgtgaatttaccaaaaggtgggtgtactagggatttttgggattttattctgCTAGAATAGGgttcatgaggttctaaggaacgattctttctgtcgaccccataggggtgtttcgtttttgtactacTTGCTGAAtattaatgaaagggctgacctattaccataaaaaaaaacgttatttttttctttttcttttttttatcaaggAAAATAATTTTATCAAACATAAATATTAGATTCAATCTAATACAACAATCTCACAAATAGTACAGAAATTACATAAAACAGAGTTTATCAACTGAGACCTAAAATGGCTTGTTACCTACACCCCTAACTTGGACATGTGGATGCAGAGGGTGATAAACTTTTAATTTCTCGCCAATAAAACCACTTTGAGACTTCAATCGGACAATGATAGGTCCGGTCTCCACCCCTCCAAGGGATTTGGTCGTTCTAGCGTCCGTAATACAATACAAAATCCCATTTTGGAGGCTTTTTGCTAGTGGCATCCAAGGGGAAATAGAGCTGAAATTGTTTGTAGCTCAAGAAGCAAGCAATGATGAGGGCTTAGGTAGTAAAATGTATACTAATTAGACCCACTTTACCCAAGAGATTGGATCTATTTCAGAATACTTTGTCAAGTGGCCAAAAGCTTTTGATTATGATATGTAAGCGGTCTTAAACTCTTAATTAATATAGTACATGGCAATGTTATTGTATTGTTCTGCAAGATTTGTCCCACATCGCAACAAAAGAAAAGTCGGGTAAGCGAAACTCCATATATTTAACTTTTTACCCACATCGAAACAAAAACAATTACGGAGTCACGAGGTACCAGGTCCAGGGTGGGCAAAGGAGCGACTACTTCGCGAGGTTTGGAGTAAATCTTTTGCTTTTACAGCGGAGTTCCTTAAAATTAGTTGCAAAacttttttctgaaaattcatTGGTCCTTGTTTAGCTCTAATTTTAGTTACTGTGCTTCTATATCAATCTCATCTTGGACAGCGCTACCTTATTCTCTTAATTAATCTCCCATTTTTGTGTTGACTAATGACTAGAGCGACCAATTTAACTTTTGGATACGGCAAAACTGTCTTATACGTGGGTTTATTTTCCCTTTGGTTGTTGGGTCATAACTTGGGGCTGAAGCAACTGTTCTCATTGTCTGTGGCCCTTAGGGTTTGTCAAATCCAAGACGAGATGCGAGGTCGCAAACGCAAGTGCTCTGGTGTTGCACCTTCAAGAGAAGCTCGTAGAGTCCGAAGGGGTGAAAGGAAAATCGACTATGAGATGATCCACCATATGGAAGCCGAGGCTTACCATGCTGTCTTGAAGGCCTTTAGTGCTCAATCTGATAGTATCTCTTGGGATCGGGTGGCGCTGATGACTAAGCTGCGGAAGGAACTTAACATTACAGATGATGAACATGGAGAGCTACTCGTGAAGATTAGGCAATCCGACGAGTCTATCAGAGCGTTAAGGGAATGGCAAAATTCGAATGGTACTGCTGCTCAAGAGTTTGGTAATGTCGATAAAAGATCTGGTTTTATTCAGATTGGTGCTACGGATAAAATCATTCATGAGGTTGGGAAGCTGCTTGACAGTCAAGATATCCTCTCCCCTGCGCAATTGGAACGGGCAAAGTTGGTCCTTCGAGAGCACGAAAGGGCTATTCTTGAAGCACTTGATCAGCTGGCTATAGATGAAGCTGCTGGTGACTAATTCGACCATGTAAAGTTGTAATACGTGCTCTCATATGAACCTAGGACTAATTTCTAATCCTACATTGACTGACTTTCCAAAGATGTATATAAATTCAATCCTTCATGAAATTCTATATTTTGTGTGCcaatacaattacaaaataatctGTAGATGATAGGAAGTCACGGTTCATCTCTTGTCCGTTATATCCAACTTTCTTTTATCCCCATCGCACTCATCCCACGGTTCCCACCTTCAATCTTACCCACATGTATACTGATGAAAATCGAACACATTACCTACACGATAATAGTTACACCAATAACCAACAGCTCATCAATCAATCTAACAAAAGAAGTTCGCGATATGTAGCAGTTTCCCCTCCGTGTCAATGTTATGGATGAAGCAATAGCAATGGTATTCATTATTGCCCACGAATCAGTAATGATGTAACAAATCGCCAATCATCCCAACAGTGAAATAATGTGTAAGACGGTGACATTGAATGGCAGAAGCAAACAATTTTGATCTCTGTATGATCATTCTCAGATCAAAGCTCCTCAAATATGGAAATATTTACACTGTACATGTCAACAAACGGCCAGCAAGCTACTAGGACGATACATGTACTCTTGTAAGTCAAAATTTACCAACGATCACTCGATCAGCATTGAATAAAACAATTTCTAACAGAGACAGTTGATTGATACTCTCTAATCATGGACGAGGGTAACGTCATTTTGATCAGGAAATTAGGGTGTCAGTTTCATTAGCTTGGTTTTGGGGAGTGAGCATTTTAATTGATCTCTGAGCAGCAACTATTCTCTCTTTCAAGCAGCCTTTACAATCTTACTCCACATTGACAGAGAGCAGTACCAATGTGATAACTGTTTCATCAAATACAACTGCAGATTAAGCTCATTTCTTTCCTTTACGAGCAAGAAATCGTTCTCTGGCTGCTTGTATTTTACTTTCTTGATCATCAGGAACTGCTGTAACAGCATCTTTCTTTGGCAAATCAGAAATATTTCCCTCTGCATGCTCTTCAATATGACCACTCCCACCGCTACAATACGGAAAAACACAGATACTTTTAGTATGGGACCTTGAATTAGGAACATAAAGATTTTCTACATAATTGTGTTCATGGAAACTGGCTTACCTCAGTTTGTTGATGTTTAGTTTATTAACCTTGTTCAAAATGGGTGTAACCCATGCAACATTTACAGCACATACAGTGCGCAAGTATGGACGAGAAGTGGCAATAAGTTCCTGGTACACGACATAATTTGGAAATTTCCCTTCATCATCTGGTTTTAGCACAGAGGATGGATGCACctaacagtaaaagatcaataATAAATCTCAGTTCTAGACTTCCAGAAACTCGGTACTCAAAACTTTGACTAATGTTAGAGAGCACCAAAGCCATAATCCCTTTCCTCGCTAAATCAACTAATAGAAGGAGGATATGAGGTAAAACTCAGTAATCCAAGAGTTCAAACAAAATGATCCATACCTGTACTACTTGGGGCTTAAAACCTAAAGTTCGATAGCCATTGTGAAATACCATTCTCTCAGCAAGCTGATTTGCATACCCCACACATAATGCCTTCCTCAAGTTATTATAATCCTGTTGGGTTTGCTTCCCTCTTCTGCGTGTCTGTACATCTAATGATCCTGTGTTTACAGGTACAAAATGTTTTGTCAGTGCAAGGAATACAACATCAATACGACATATTCCAGTGGAACCGTGGAAGGAAATAGTAACAACTTGGACCAGAGAACAATGCTAGAAGACAACCTCTAGACTGCACAAAAAGTTATGATATATTGTCCTCTTTTATCTCAAGTCGTTATTGTAGAAATAACAAAAAATACTTCATTGTCCTGAACAAATAGCTGGTGTTACCACGTCAAAAATaactctagtttttttttttttggtcaaagataTTCAAAATAACTCTAGTTTGACTTCATATTTATCCATTTATCTAGTGTGAGAAGAATGAGCAAACCAACTACATCATTCTTTCAGGGGCGTAACCGCAAAACTATAATGCATGAAGTTGTGGGAAATCATGGTAGAATGCATTACAGAATTAAATCTTGAGAATACTTTTAATTATATAAGCAACTTGGTACATATATGTAAGCTCATAATAACTTACTAACCCTTTGCTGTCTTTTGCATTATTTGACATAGCTGTTTCCTTACATCCTTGACAAACGTCATCCCTCTTACCTACAATGATGAGTTCCAAAAAGATAGTGCATATATATCAGAATCATATTTTAAATGCCCTGGATATAATTCATAGAATTTTCTCCGTACATCAGATTTTTATACAACTATAGAAGGTACCTGCAAGCCACGGTCCTTGCACCAATCAATGTCATAGTGAGTTTGATGCCAGCACTCATAGATCTGTAGCAACTGGATGTGATCACCCCAACCAGAACCATCAGGAAGGTCCAAATGATCatgtttccttttcttctcaGTACTCTTGCTGAAATGGTATGCAAAAAGTACAATTATCTCAACTGAGAATATTCATATTCTAATGTATGTGTGCATATTTAGTTCCACCAATGTGAGATATCAGATATGTCATTATCACCAGAGCATGATGCATATTGTCTGAAAGCAAAATGGGTTTAACTAGATCTTACCCAACTGCTCGTTGAGATAATTAACAAACTTTCACATCATACACAGAAACACTACTTTATTAGTAATTTTAGCAAGCTAACCTTCGACCAGGAAGCAATGTAGTTTCTGCAGATAACATAGCAGCAACTGTCAAAGCCtgggacaagcaaccacacTCATTCGCCTCCATTAAGGTTCTTGACAGTGAAGGTTCTAGTGGAAGCTCTGTATACAATCAAAGGAGATACTCAGTAAACTTGTCAAAAGGATTATAATTAGTGCACGGACAATACTCATTTAGTAAAATAATTCCAAATACTAGTGTACTGTATATGAAAAAATAGCCCAAGAAAAATGTGTTGATGTGATGCAAATATAACATGAATGGATAGATAGCATTTTCATAATGACATGCATTATTCTGAACTACACAATGATTTTTGTTCCTCAAATGGTAAGGCTGTGCAGGATTCTAAACTTAATAGAACTAATAAAAATCATTCATCCTTCAATATACATAAAGTACGTaagaaaatcaaataaaaaatctTCAAAATAGGATGTGAATCTAATACCAGCCATTGTTTTCCCAACTCTCGTGATCAATCCATTTTCATCAATAGCATCAATAAGATACAACTGCTTCAGAGCATCTTGTAAAGATTCAGCTGCAGCAAACAACTAGATTTAATAAAAATGTGCAAGAAATTTTAATTCTATGCCTGAACAGGGAAGAAAAGCACCCAAAAAAAAGTTTGTCTTACAGGAAGGAGAATCAAGAAAATCGAATGTGAGAATGTCAATATCAGGGAGGTCCAAGGATTTCAAATAAAGAACACTTCCAGCAAGTGAAGAACGTTGAATTTCAGGAATTGTTGCATCCAGCAGCTCCTCATGGTAAGCAATGGAAGGATATAACCGATAGCATTTCCCAGGACGTGTCCTTCCAGCTCGTCCTGCTCGTTGATTAGCTTGTACCCTGCAATCATAGGAATTCAAGGAGTGATTAGAATTGAGCAAAATATAAATGCAGAAAAGAAACAATAGACAAGCTATGAAGAAAATATGAATCTACTAACTCTCTTACTTGCTAATTTGAACAACTTCGAGGGAGTACATGCCAGTTGAGGGGTTGTACTGCCGTTGCTTCACATAACCAGAATCAATAACATACCTATTATTCACAGATAATTAATAAGTGTGAGAGAACTGCTTAACATCATTCAACATATGGCACAAAGCAGTGTAATTTGTCATAATAAATCAAACTGTGTATATTGGAACTAGGGAGACACAACAAGAAATGTAGCAAAAGTGTTCTCTTTTGATTATGTTTCCACCATTGGCATTACTTCCTTGGAATTACTAAATGAATTTCATCCAACCAAGCTCCTGGTTGTAAGCAAAAAATATGGAGGGAACAAAAAGGATATAGACGAATGTAATAAACAAAGACAGCAACCCCATCTTAAAATGGAAAATGTAATGAAAGCAAAACATATGAAAGTAATCCCAAGGAAATAGTATCTATATAAGTATAGGTTTTCTTACACAACACCATCAACAGTCAAAGAAGTTTCAGCAATGTTTGTGGCAACAATAAATCTCCTACAATTAGGAGGTGGGGGACTAAATACACGTACCTGcatagaaaagaaaaggtatGAACCACAAAGTATCGTTTGATAGGAACAAAATATTATGAGCATAAAGCCCTCAAAAGTCACAAGTCAAGTCTTTGCTTGCCTGCATTTCAGGCTGCAGAGAACCGTGAAGGGGAAGGATTATGGCATCCAAGACAGATCCTTCTTCCAGGCTTCTAACTCTATCTTCTAACTTAGAGACCAACTTCTCTATGTCATCCTACAAAACATATCAAGTACTTGGTCAATGGAAGCATTGTATGGAGCACCAATATTACAACAGTTATAATCCAAAATAGTGGTCAAAGGATACCGATTCCATAAAACAAAGCAAAGTAAGAGGAGATCATCTCACCTGCCCAGTCATGAATATCAAGACATCTCCTTCAGGTTCCTTAATATGT
Coding sequences within:
- the LOC133709626 gene encoding probable pre-mRNA-splicing factor ATP-dependent RNA helicase DEAH4, with the protein product MAELPILQFEEKIIETVERNSVVVIIGETGSGKSTQLSQILHRRGYTNSGVVGVTQPRRVAAVSVARRVSQELNVRLGEEVGYAIRFEDRTSERTRIKYLTDGVLLRESLSNPELDQYSVIILDEAHERSLNTDILLGLMKRLVKRRASNLKVLITSATLDGDKVSQFFSNCPVLNVPGKLYPVEILYSNERPKSYLESSLKTALDIHIKEPEGDVLIFMTGQDDIEKLVSKLEDRVRSLEEGSVLDAIILPLHGSLQPEMQVRVFSPPPPNCRRFIVATNIAETSLTVDGVVYVIDSGYVKQRQYNPSTGMYSLEVVQISKVQANQRAGRAGRTRPGKCYRLYPSIAYHEELLDATIPEIQRSSLAGSVLYLKSLDLPDIDILTFDFLDSPSSESLQDALKQLYLIDAIDENGLITRVGKTMAELPLEPSLSRTLMEANECGCLSQALTVAAMLSAETTLLPGRSKSTEKKRKHDHLDLPDGSGWGDHIQLLQIYECWHQTHYDIDWCKDRGLQVRGMTFVKDVRKQLCQIMQKTAKGSLDVQTRRRGKQTQQDYNNLRKALCVGYANQLAERMVFHNGYRTLGFKPQVVQVHPSSVLKPDDEGKFPNYVVYQELIATSRPYLRTVCAVNVAWVTPILNKVNKLNINKLSGGSGHIEEHAEGNISDLPKKDAVTAVPDDQESKIQAARERFLARKGKK
- the LOC133708377 gene encoding uncharacterized protein LOC133708377; translation: MRGRKRKCSGVAPSREARRVRRGERKIDYEMIHHMEAEAYHAVLKAFSAQSDSISWDRVALMTKLRKELNITDDEHGELLVKIRQSDESIRALREWQNSNGTAAQEFGNVDKRSGFIQIGATDKIIHEVGKLLDSQDILSPAQLERAKLVLREHERAILEALDQLAIDEAAGD